Proteins from one Bdellovibrio svalbardensis genomic window:
- a CDS encoding DEAD/DEAH box helicase → MTLLNVSQLRNPSERVPLGERYPYEDAMALIEDGAFEGYELLPATPNLQLKIFWNDKSASKGVLVEVSEQAGNGAVHFRCEHCGTSDTSRDTCEHQWGSFILLWQAMTLETSQIANHKLAELSKKLKEREVAPPQEDDEDPFASLAGTKLDSISLFLEDAPLLKGAPLGTLLDINFSKYKAHEVTNTMQLLSPQLWNMPEVFRRKLTAYSEHYFNEVNEQTRLANILRYNFSNGMQISAREILRHPLQRQVPRELLPLPKKPESVFAQWPLTQQKDNHFISQALKELEEIIQTLLANVARSLRQGQIELYVQTKNHPTKAMRVQSIEFDPNNEVDWRVEFVEKKDLEAEFKLMSFRKQPLYFFDSFAVEKTEGVILVHPWFREWSQLTETLSGIPEKDSDLSFRAEPMPTITVTGELESKIILKYLRSRTIPVKLSGESRTLGAHQSQTEIQLSEGGEFFLQQTARVMGQKDLARKGWTPRAELYLQTLSQGLPYLLNTEAKDVATRARGKRDWDLKLLRNLGVLQYLMLEILSFHFDGTLTDGTPVKKEEIFPTLHEKIQALLVSGTGVVLARDMTLTELCSKSVLFYFEDFVTKTLETLTKSEAFYSEQGEVVLEGVVEREFRVIYELLKKLALSSGGEAFKKSRTSFLAKIWTGDAEKDTHLNEGTFHFPKSSKDASQMHETLEALQALIPYGFKIFFKGQPLQELNEDEFHIDFVLQTDAQEKFFNWFELNPRFFLRGEEIDPDNMGSFGGNGVVEYNGKLYLVPRKQMPSLRRLENFWQKLQKGKGEASKKENGDKFYRLPRHQILELLALRSSGVAIRGSYEWDEICAFYDQLGTKSREFKIPSSVKAELKPYQETGVLWLQDLYKLRLGALLADDMGLGKTLQTLTFLDDLREKGEMGQVLIVVPSSLIFNWQSEVEKFTPKIPLTVFSNKDRDAVGKRLDLKEELVVITTYGLLMEHEDFLNQYKFKILIFDEAQNLKNITTKRTSAARSLTAQFKICLTGTPMENHYGEFYSLVDILVPGSLGKIEDFRRQFVNTEMVTREEMEDLKLKIKPLLLRRTKKEILDQLPEKQETKVSIAFEERQKEIYRDIALSYNQKVQETFMAQGEASVQLQMLTALLRLRQACSDPAALPNVRYEKVPPKLEALLDSLKEIVESGESALVFTQFLQTLEHTASILKTANIPVFVLHGGVPTKQRQKILSDFNKVQGGAVLVMTLKTGGVGLNLTKASYVFHLEPWWNPSVENQATDRAHRLGQSKAVQVFRYIMHESLEEKIEILKDRKDRKFQTLFANTEKDVEIGTGSAALSKADFDLLLGLK, encoded by the coding sequence ATGACGCTTTTAAATGTTTCCCAACTTCGTAACCCTAGCGAAAGAGTTCCTCTTGGCGAACGCTATCCATACGAAGATGCCATGGCATTGATTGAAGATGGTGCCTTTGAGGGTTACGAGCTGCTTCCAGCGACCCCCAATTTACAATTAAAAATTTTCTGGAATGATAAAAGCGCTTCCAAGGGTGTGCTGGTGGAAGTTTCTGAGCAGGCGGGGAATGGCGCAGTTCATTTTCGTTGCGAGCACTGCGGAACCTCTGACACGTCTCGTGACACCTGTGAACATCAATGGGGTTCTTTTATTTTGTTGTGGCAGGCAATGACGTTGGAAACCTCGCAAATTGCCAATCACAAATTGGCAGAACTTTCTAAAAAATTGAAAGAGCGTGAAGTTGCTCCACCGCAGGAGGATGACGAAGACCCCTTTGCGTCTTTGGCCGGCACGAAATTGGATTCGATAAGCCTGTTTCTTGAAGATGCGCCCCTTTTAAAGGGAGCACCTTTAGGAACTTTACTGGACATCAATTTTAGCAAATACAAAGCCCATGAAGTCACCAATACCATGCAGCTTCTTTCGCCGCAGCTTTGGAATATGCCGGAAGTTTTCCGTCGTAAGCTGACAGCTTATTCAGAGCACTATTTCAATGAGGTGAATGAGCAGACGCGTTTGGCGAATATTTTGCGCTATAACTTTAGCAATGGTATGCAAATCAGTGCCCGCGAGATCTTACGTCACCCGTTGCAAAGACAGGTGCCGCGTGAATTGCTGCCATTGCCGAAAAAACCGGAATCTGTTTTTGCACAGTGGCCTTTGACTCAACAAAAAGACAATCATTTTATCAGCCAGGCTCTCAAAGAGCTGGAAGAGATCATTCAAACGTTATTGGCGAATGTGGCCCGTAGTCTGCGTCAAGGTCAAATCGAGCTCTATGTTCAAACGAAGAATCATCCAACCAAAGCGATGCGGGTGCAGTCGATTGAGTTTGATCCGAACAATGAAGTTGATTGGCGGGTAGAGTTTGTAGAGAAGAAAGATCTCGAGGCTGAATTTAAGTTGATGAGCTTCCGGAAGCAGCCGTTGTATTTCTTTGACTCTTTTGCCGTGGAGAAAACAGAAGGCGTTATTTTGGTTCATCCCTGGTTCCGAGAATGGAGTCAGCTGACAGAGACTTTGTCAGGAATTCCAGAAAAGGATTCTGACTTAAGTTTCAGAGCGGAACCCATGCCGACAATCACAGTGACCGGTGAACTGGAATCTAAAATTATTTTAAAATATTTGCGCAGTCGAACCATTCCCGTAAAACTTTCGGGTGAATCCAGAACTTTGGGGGCTCACCAAAGTCAGACAGAAATTCAATTGAGCGAAGGTGGGGAGTTCTTCCTGCAGCAGACCGCACGTGTTATGGGACAAAAGGATCTGGCTCGCAAAGGCTGGACGCCAAGAGCAGAACTTTATTTGCAGACCTTGTCCCAAGGCCTTCCCTATTTGCTTAATACGGAGGCGAAAGACGTTGCTACCCGGGCTCGGGGAAAAAGAGACTGGGATCTAAAGCTTCTTAGAAATCTGGGCGTGTTGCAGTACCTGATGCTGGAGATTCTATCCTTCCATTTTGATGGCACTTTGACGGACGGAACCCCGGTTAAGAAAGAAGAGATTTTCCCAACTCTGCATGAAAAGATTCAAGCTTTGTTGGTTTCTGGAACTGGCGTTGTGCTAGCTCGAGATATGACTTTGACAGAGCTGTGCTCGAAGTCTGTTTTGTTCTATTTTGAAGACTTCGTGACTAAAACCCTCGAAACCTTGACTAAAAGCGAGGCCTTTTATTCAGAGCAGGGCGAAGTCGTTCTTGAGGGTGTTGTGGAACGTGAGTTCCGTGTGATCTATGAGCTTCTTAAAAAGTTGGCTCTGTCCTCTGGTGGTGAAGCTTTCAAGAAGTCGCGCACTTCATTCTTGGCAAAAATTTGGACTGGCGATGCTGAAAAAGACACTCACTTGAATGAGGGTACTTTCCATTTTCCGAAATCCAGTAAAGATGCCTCGCAAATGCATGAGACCCTCGAAGCCCTGCAGGCTTTGATTCCTTATGGATTTAAGATCTTCTTCAAAGGGCAGCCTTTGCAAGAACTGAACGAAGATGAATTTCATATCGACTTTGTTCTTCAAACCGATGCTCAGGAAAAGTTCTTTAATTGGTTTGAGCTCAATCCAAGATTCTTCCTGCGTGGGGAAGAGATTGATCCAGACAATATGGGAAGCTTCGGCGGAAATGGTGTTGTCGAGTACAACGGAAAACTTTATTTGGTTCCGCGCAAACAAATGCCTTCTTTGCGTCGTCTTGAAAACTTTTGGCAGAAACTGCAAAAAGGAAAAGGCGAAGCCAGTAAGAAGGAAAATGGAGATAAGTTTTATCGTCTTCCGCGCCATCAAATTCTTGAACTCTTGGCCTTGCGCTCTTCGGGTGTGGCCATTCGTGGCAGCTATGAGTGGGACGAGATTTGCGCTTTCTATGATCAATTGGGAACAAAGAGCCGTGAATTCAAAATTCCTTCCTCAGTAAAGGCGGAATTGAAGCCTTATCAAGAGACAGGTGTTTTGTGGCTGCAAGATCTTTACAAGCTTCGCTTGGGCGCTTTGCTGGCCGATGATATGGGTCTTGGTAAAACCCTTCAAACCCTGACCTTCTTGGATGACCTCCGGGAAAAAGGGGAGATGGGCCAAGTCTTGATCGTTGTACCTTCGTCGTTGATATTCAACTGGCAAAGTGAAGTGGAAAAGTTCACTCCGAAGATACCGCTCACAGTCTTTTCAAACAAAGATCGCGATGCCGTCGGTAAGCGTTTGGATCTAAAAGAAGAGCTGGTGGTCATTACGACCTACGGTCTTTTGATGGAGCATGAAGATTTTCTCAATCAGTATAAGTTCAAAATCCTGATTTTTGACGAAGCTCAGAATCTTAAGAACATAACAACCAAGCGAACCAGCGCCGCTCGGTCATTGACTGCACAGTTTAAAATCTGTCTGACAGGAACGCCGATGGAAAATCACTACGGAGAGTTCTACTCTTTGGTGGATATCCTGGTGCCTGGCAGTTTGGGAAAAATCGAAGACTTCCGTCGTCAATTCGTAAATACCGAAATGGTAACCCGCGAAGAGATGGAAGATCTGAAACTAAAAATCAAACCTTTGCTGCTTCGTCGTACCAAAAAAGAAATTCTCGATCAGCTTCCGGAAAAGCAAGAGACCAAGGTCAGCATTGCCTTTGAAGAACGTCAAAAAGAGATCTATCGCGATATCGCATTGTCTTATAACCAAAAGGTTCAAGAGACCTTCATGGCGCAAGGAGAGGCGAGCGTGCAACTGCAAATGTTGACGGCCCTCTTAAGATTGCGTCAGGCTTGTTCAGACCCGGCTGCCTTGCCGAACGTTCGCTACGAGAAAGTTCCTCCAAAATTAGAGGCCTTGTTAGACTCATTGAAAGAGATCGTGGAGTCCGGCGAAAGCGCCCTGGTCTTTACGCAGTTCCTGCAAACACTTGAACACACAGCTTCCATCTTAAAAACTGCCAATATTCCAGTGTTCGTATTGCAC